A region of the Serinicoccus profundi genome:
GAGCTCCGTGCCGTCCAGGGACACCGGGTAGGGCACCGGGATCCCGGACGACCAGGCCCGGCACAGCGCCTCCCACTCGGCGTACGCCCACCGTCCCGCGGCGACCTGCTGGCCGTAGGTGGTGCCCTTGGCGAGGGCGCGCTGGTCGCGGGAGCGGCGGACACCGCGGCCCTCGGCATACACCGTGCTGCGGTGGAAGGACCGGTGGTCGGCGTCACGGTAGCGCTTGGCGGCGAGCAGGCACGCCGCGTCCGCACCGGGGGTGGTGGCGGCGCGCTCGAGGAGGAAGACGTCGGCCTCCTTGCCGGTCTTGAGGACACCCAGCTCGGTGTCCACCGCCCCGGCGTCCTGGACGACCCAGGTGGGCACGGGTCCGGGCCCGCGGTGACCGGCGACGACCTGCCAGTAGGTCGTCAGCCGTTGGCCGGAGGGGAGGTCCTCGACCGCCTCCAGCGGGGTGTAGTCGATGACGAAGAACGGGTCGATGTCGCCCGTCGGGTGCTGAGATGGCACGGATGCTCCTGCGCGAAGATGAAGGGGAGGGCGTCGGGGGACGCCTCAGGGGCGGTGTGGTTCATCGCTCGACCCCTTCCTCGCGCGGAGCACGCCGGGTGCGCGCTCGCTGGTGCACCGTCAGCGTCCCGCATCCGCGGATCGCCGGGCAACGGGTTTTCCCGCACCCCCGGCAGCGCCGGGTGCATGCCGAGTTGACCGGCGCAGTCCGGGCAGTGAGCCTGGGGGGATGTACTTCATCGTCGTCAGGTTCCCCGTCAAGCCCGAGTCGGCCGCCCAGTGGCCGCAGATCGTCTCCGACTACACGGCCAGCGTGCGCGGGGAGGAGGGCAACCTCTTCTTCGAGTGGTCCCGCAGCATCGAGGACCCCCACGAGTTCGTGCTCGTCGAGGGTTTCACCGACGACGGTGCCGCCGCCCACGTCGAGAGCCCGCACTTCAGCGAGGGGATCGAGGCGATGCGCCCGCACCTCACCGGCACCCCGAAGATCATCTCCCGCCAGATCGAAGGCGAGGGCTGGGACGCGATGGGGGAGCTGCAGATCGACGAGTGATCTGGAATCTCTGATCAGGTGAGCGAGCGCTGCGCCTGCTCATCCTCGGGGATCTCGTCCTCGAGCCGCTGCAGGACCATCTTGCCGATGACGGCGAAGGCGGCGATGCCGGCGAGGACCGCCGCGAAGCCCACCCAGCCGCTGCCCGTGGCGGCGAAGACGGCATACCCGATGAGGGAGACGACCGCTCCGACGATCGCGTAGGGCAGCTGCGTGGTCACGTGCGTAATGACGTTGCACGCGGCACCGGTGCTGGACAGGATCGTCGTGTCGCTGATCGGTGAGCAGTGGTCGCCCCAGACGGCGCCGGCGAGCACCGCGCCGAAGGCCGCGAGCAGCAGCTCCGAGCCCCCGGAGACGTTGACCATGATGTCGCCCGCGATGGGCAGCAGGATCCCGAAGGAGCCCCACGAGGTCCCGGTGGAGAAGGCCATCGCGCCGGCGAGGACGAACATGACCGGCACGAGCCACTGGGGCGCCATGTTGGCGCTCTCGACGAGGCCGCCGAGGTACTCGCCCGTCCCGAGCTCGCCGATGAGGGCGCCGAGCACCCAGGCCAGGAGCAGGATGTAGACCGCGGGCAGCATCGACTTGATCCCCTCCCACACCCCCTGGCCGAGGGTCGCGCCCGAGAACTTCGGGTTCTGCGCGGTGTAGCGGAAGTAGTAGTAGAGCGCTGCGGCCAGTCCGAGCACCCCGCCGTAGAGCAGGGCATCGGTCACCGAGGTGTTGGCGAGCAGGTCGATGACGTCCCAGCTGCCGCCGGCGGCATACCCCGTCCACACGATCCCGCCCAGGACGCCCACGACCAGCAGGAGGAAGGGCACGATGAGGGCCCGCTTGGCGCCCGGCTCGTGCGTCGGCAGGTCCTGGGCGAGCTCGCCGGGGATCTCCTCGGAGGCGTCGAAGGTCTGGCCCTCGGCGATGGCCCGGCGCTCCTCCTTGCGCATCGGGCCGATGTCCAGCTGGAGGAGGACGACGACCCAGACCAGCAGGATCGCCGAGATGGCGTAATAGTTCATGCCCGCGGCGCCGAGGAAGGCCTCGACGTCGCTCACCGCCAGGGTGGAGGTGGCGAGGATCGGAGCCATGATCCCGATGATGCTGGCGCCCCAGCTGGAGAAGGGCGCGAGCACGGCGACCGGGGCCGAGGTGGAGTCGATGAGGTAGGCGAGCTTGGCCCGGGCCACGTGGTGCCGGTCGGTGACCGGTCGCGCGACCTGGCCGACGGCGAGGGCGTTGAAGTAGTCGTCGATGAAGATGATGATGCCCA
Encoded here:
- a CDS encoding serine protein kinase RIO; amino-acid sequence: MPSQHPTGDIDPFFVIDYTPLEAVEDLPSGQRLTTYWQVVAGHRGPGPVPTWVVQDAGAVDTELGVLKTGKEADVFLLERAATTPGADAACLLAAKRYRDADHRSFHRSTVYAEGRGVRRSRDQRALAKGTTYGQQVAAGRWAYAEWEALCRAWSSGIPVPYPVSLDGTELVMEFIGDPGGRAAPRLAQARPDTGEAAHLWQQTQTVVLQLAELGWAHGDLSAYNLLVHDGTLVVIDLPQVVDVVANPRGADLLHRDCVNVATWFRARGVDADGDALFAEAIGLAL
- a CDS encoding putative quinol monooxygenase, with product MYFIVVRFPVKPESAAQWPQIVSDYTASVRGEEGNLFFEWSRSIEDPHEFVLVEGFTDDGAAAHVESPHFSEGIEAMRPHLTGTPKIISRQIEGEGWDAMGELQIDE
- a CDS encoding Na+/H+ antiporter NhaC family protein; protein product: MTESTPILTILPPLVAIVLVIWTKKVLLSLGAGVLASALLVADLAPLETLRLIGTSVAGIFWADGAVNTTYVYILVFTLTLGVIAALIMMSGGSQAFSDWAIQRIRTRRGAQVLAAALGIIIFIDDYFNALAVGQVARPVTDRHHVARAKLAYLIDSTSAPVAVLAPFSSWGASIIGIMAPILATSTLAVSDVEAFLGAAGMNYYAISAILLVWVVVLLQLDIGPMRKEERRAIAEGQTFDASEEIPGELAQDLPTHEPGAKRALIVPFLLLVVGVLGGIVWTGYAAGGSWDVIDLLANTSVTDALLYGGVLGLAAALYYYFRYTAQNPKFSGATLGQGVWEGIKSMLPAVYILLLAWVLGALIGELGTGEYLGGLVESANMAPQWLVPVMFVLAGAMAFSTGTSWGSFGILLPIAGDIMVNVSGGSELLLAAFGAVLAGAVWGDHCSPISDTTILSSTGAACNVITHVTTQLPYAIVGAVVSLIGYAVFAATGSGWVGFAAVLAGIAAFAVIGKMVLQRLEDEIPEDEQAQRSLT